From a region of the Lactuca sativa cultivar Salinas chromosome 4, Lsat_Salinas_v11, whole genome shotgun sequence genome:
- the LOC111891730 gene encoding uncharacterized protein LOC111891730 gives MNNSEQKVVAVIMVGGPTKGTRFRPLSFNTPKPLFPLAGQPMVHHPISACKSIPNLAQIFLIGFHEEREFALYVSSISSELKIPVRYLKEDKPHGSAGGLHYFKDLIMEDNPSHIFLLNCDVCCSFPLPEMLDAHRRYGGMGTLLVIKVSAESASEFGELVADSVTKELLHYTEKPETFVSDLINCGVYVFTPEIFNVIHDVHTQHEDRANLHTLSSYDALRLATKTPTKDFVRLDQDILSPLAGKKQLYTYETMDFWEQIKTPAMSLKCSALYLAQFRFNSPGLLACGDGIKNPTVVGDVYIHPSAKVHPTAKIGPNVSISANVRVAAGVRLISCIILDDAEIQENAFVMYAIVGWKSLLGKWARVQGEGDYKRKLGITILGEAVTVEDEVVVVNSIVLPNKVLNISVQEEIIL, from the exons ATGAATAACTCGGAGCAGAAGGTGGTGGCTGTGATCATGGTCGGTGGTCCGACGAAAG GTACTCGATTTCGGCCACTTTCGTTTAATACTCCGAAACCTCTTTTCCCTCTAGCCGGTCAGCCGATGGTTCATCACCCTATTTCTGCTTGTAAATCG ATCCCTAATTTGGCACAAATATTCCTCATTGGATTTCACGAGGAAAGGGAATTTGCATTATATGTGTCATCAATCTCCAGTGAACTTAAAATTCCAGTCAG ATACTTAAAAGAAGACAAACCTCATGGTTCAGCTGGTGGTCTTCATTACTTTAAAGATCTCATTATGGAGGATAACCCT TCACATATCTTTTTGTTAAACTGTGATGTCTGCTGCAGCTTTCCTCTACCAGAAATGCTTG ATGCCCATAGGAGATATGGTGGGATGGGGACATTGTTAGTTATAAAG GTTTCTGCCGAGTCTGCTAGTGAGTTTGGTGAGTTAGTTGCTGACTCAGTTACAAAAGAACTTTTGCATTACACAGAGAAACCCGAAACTTTT GTGAGTGATTTAATAAACTGTGGTGTTTATGTTTTCACCCCAGAAATATTTAATGTTATTCATGACGTACATACACAACATGAAGACAGAG CAAATCTCCACACCCTATCCAGCTATGATGCCCTTCGGTTGGCAACAAA GACACCTACTAAGGATTTTGTTAGATTGGATCAAGATATATTGTCACCACTTGCTGGAAAGAAGCAATTATACACTTACGAAACAATGGATTTCTGGGAACAGATTAAAACACCAGC gaTGTCTTTAAAATGCTCGGCTTTGTATCTTGCCCAATTCCGTTTCAATTCTCCTGGTCTTTTGGCTTGTGGGGATGGAATCAAGAATCCAACGGTTGTTGGTGATGTTTATATCCATCCATCAGCAAAAGTACATCCAACTGCAAAG ATTGGTCCGAATGTTTCGATTTCTGCAAATGTTCGAGTTGCTGCTGGTGTAAGGCTCATTAGTTGCATCATTTTAGATGATGCTGAAATACAG GAAAATGCATTTGTAATGTATGCGATTGTCGGTTGGAAGTCATTGTTAGGAAAATGGGCGCGTGTCCAG GGTGAAGGAGATTACAAAAGGAAATTGGGAATCACGATCCTCGGAGAAGCAGTGACGGTTGAGGATGAGGTTGTTGTGGTTAATAGCATCGTACTTCCAAATAAAGTTCTTAATATAAGCGTGCAGGAGGAAATCATTCTGTAG